The segment cgacgaaaaaaatttttttttcctacgagataattttttctgtgtacaattaagtaattaatgacttgttaattaattaagtggTCAATAGTAAgtcgattaaatataaaatttgatacgtATGGAGActgaaaaagttttaatgaGACTTTGGACgtgtcaatttttatttaattaaatatgacaCGAGATAAATTAAGACGAGCTGCAAAAGCTCACACGTCCGTACGCCGAaacgatttaataaataatcgagATCAAGATAATAGAGATCtcaatttttgttgataaataaataaatatataaattgaataattaaacagCATTTTGTACTACGAGCtttagaattaattattattatataaataattgtatatgtattgtattgtatgtatagttaattgaaaagtaattaattaataattaagaaagggtataattgttttatcaaataattattatgataaataaataataaaaatgtctttTTTGATAAACAATTACCACGAAATGTATTTTGTAATTCGTCTCGGTGATTTAGTGTCGTAAgagtaagttttttttctgtaatttttacacgGAAACTTTTTTACGCAACTAAATCACTGtatagtataatttaaaaaaataattataatgtttaagtgataagaaaaaatttattaattatttttcctttttttttaatcaaataaaaattattataaaatattaccgattgattaattaattattttaatttgtattgGATACATAATTCATCTCGCGATGAGAAGGTCgtttaaatgaaattacagTTGTGTAGATCGTCGTGAATAAGAGACGTGTTGGATATTAAATGCAATTTATATTCATCGTCTAGGATACGTGAGggtggattttttatttatgcctgcagataattgtttattcgTAATACATATGTCAGTGAGAGTGTGTTTATATGCATATTTTATTCGTGTGTACATATGTGGACAAGGCATGTCGGATTGGCGCCAGATTGCcgcattaaatatatttttctagtcTCGTAAACTACGCGTgcttattgttttttttttattatattttattgaggtaagaaatttttataattttttagttttccatttaaaattatttttctttttcgttcacacggaaaaaattgaACTATAAATTAAGAAcgataagtcaaaaaaatgataaagtgatcagtaaaaattatcactctaaatagtaattttttcgtttatgattaaaacgttaataattacaggataagtatgaaaatttattgtctatgtaagaaaaattaatatttcaactttgaaaattgtaactgatacttagaaaatttacgacacgtattataaaatttattatttgaaatgttaaaatttgCCATATTGACACCCGGGTttcgggttataatttcaaacactaattttttccgtgcagAGTAACGCGAGgtcataatttattgtaagaCCTCAAAGAATAAGAtgggaaatatttttataaattttactgaagatattttattgttttttaaaaaagtaccgAATTTCTGATgctaatttttatgatactgaagttagcagacgtctaataatttttggatttttttttagatgataaactataaaaaaaaaatatttaaaaaaattgcacctgtagtttttgaaattttctacatgtgcatttttttagtttttgttttttttttaattgatttggtgaaaaaaaaatttgaaaattattaattgtctgttaacttcaggatcattaatttttgataaaaaaaatttctatagaaatttagcgaaaaattaaactggagaatttattttgctggtagtttttttttatatcatcaaATTACTGGTCGACTTACCCCTatgcatgtaaaaaaaaaaaggatgaAGACACTTAGAcagtagaaataattttaatcttcGACACTTGACGTCTAAGTATTAATGGATAATTACAAGTGTTATATCTATACTTATTTTATCAGTATTATTTCCTGctggtttttttaaaagctgaGAGTATCTTCCCGTCAAAACGCTCGAAAACTtacaagacttttttttttatattttataaaaatttgacttacattttttttttcacagcgactatgaaatttttctatccctCAAGTCGGGGTTCAGACACACAATTggttcataaatttatatatttatagaatatatcgcttacaatttttatcaaattctaataaaattttgtccaTTTAAATCaacaacgaaaaataaaactcataaattttttaaaagaaaactgacggaattttaattttatttttcaaatttttattcaaaattttctataccgtgggataaataattaaaaaattaattaattatttataattttccataaaaatttgaaaaaatttttctgacatCCAGACTTTGGGggagtttataaaatatatcccAGGgtccatatatataaatacataaaatatatgtgattGGAGATGTTCCAGAAGTTGTAAACCAGAGATAGTCTACCAAAGTACGGAGATGAAAGGAAAAGTAATCGGTCAATATACAAGGCGGTAAAATTTACACCCGCGGTTTTTACTgtcattcaaattattttatttaagtctCATATTTTCACTGCATTACAATCtttatattaacaatatttatttatatatttatttatttataaaaatcagtagCATCCGTAGTCTACaccttgaatttatatttaaataagtgcGAGCAAATTTAATTGGTTTAAGAGCGCGCGGATGAAACCACTCGCTATTTAAAACCAAACAtcaaaagattttaaattttctgtccAGGatgtcattgtttttttttatcatcaacagCATCAAGACTTTATTGCACCtccataaattaaattttattttctagtcTTAGCCTTAGACTTAGTCGTTAATTagccaattaattaaattaaaaaactaatgatTTAGACAAAACAAAAGTTGTGATACCGATCCACATAACTAATGAAATCGAGTCATTGTAAATTCCAGGccagcttaaaaaataattaagcgGCCACAAAGTACCTTTGGGTAAAACAATTACCGGTTCGTTTCTCCATAATTTGATGAGAACCAACAGCGCAAtagcattaaataatttagcgacgtaagtcaaaaataattgaattttattacgtGCAGATACTCGAGCTGTCATCTGATCgtggtaactttttttaagtaacGTATGTCGTCGTTGAAGTTTTGAGTACTTTGAGAACTCGTCGACCATCGATATTTTAGTCATTTCTTGCTCCAGTTGATCCATTTCTGTTTTTATTACCAGTTCACTCGAACTTTCGGCGTAT is part of the Microplitis mediator isolate UGA2020A chromosome 11, iyMicMedi2.1, whole genome shotgun sequence genome and harbors:
- the LOC130677021 gene encoding guided entry of tail-anchored proteins factor 1-like; protein product: FVLILLVSLIVFYKTLHSISPIFSRQTRHWNMNNLLIISSSICVFAHTVPVIIKYIISWIYAESSSELVIKTEMDQLEQEMTKISMVDEFSKYSKLQRRHTLLKKSYHDQMTARVSARNKIQLFLTYVAKLFNAIALLVLIKLWRNEPVIVLPKGTLWPLNYFLSWPGIYNDSISLVMWIGITTFVLSKSLVF